In Musa acuminata AAA Group cultivar baxijiao chromosome BXJ2-8, Cavendish_Baxijiao_AAA, whole genome shotgun sequence, one genomic interval encodes:
- the LOC135618774 gene encoding methyl-CpG-binding domain-containing protein 4-like isoform X2, translated as MEKSRKSTNSVGSYAVQCGECFKWRLIPTKEEYETIRQNFIEDPWFCHKIPNLSCDDPGDIEYDNSRVWVLDKPNLPKTPPDTERRLVMRSDYSKMDVSYIMPNGKKVRSSVEVDKFLEAYPEYKGKMSVADFSFTSPKIPEEMVPKDMEGKSSSARSKRLKTQN; from the exons ATGGAG AAATCACGGAAGTCCACCAACAGTGTTGGTTCATATGCAGTGCAGTGTGGTGAATGTTTTAAATGGAGGCTAATTCCAACAAAAGAAGAATATGAGACTATCAGGCAAAACTTCATTGAGGATCCATGGTTCTGCCACAAAATTCCAAATCTTTCCTGTGATGATCCTGGTGATATAGAGTACGACAATAGTCGAGTTTGGGTTCTTGATAAACCAAACTTGCCCAAGACTCCACCTGACACTGAAAGGCGGCTAGTTATGAGATCAGATTACTCTAAAATGGATGTGAGCTATATTATGCCTAACGGAAAGAAAGTAAGGAGCTCAGTGGAGGTTGACAAGTTTCTAGAAGCATATCCAGAATACAAGGGTAAAATGTCTGTGGCAGATTTTAGTTTTACATCTCCAAAGATTCCTGAAGAGATGGTTCCCAAGGATATGGAGGGCAAATCTTCATCAGCCAGAAGCAAGCGGTTGAAGACACAAAATTGA
- the LOC135618774 gene encoding methyl-CpG-binding domain-containing protein 4-like isoform X1, which translates to MKLICSASLLEDVRLLTFDSVQAAHWREYKKSRKSTNSVGSYAVQCGECFKWRLIPTKEEYETIRQNFIEDPWFCHKIPNLSCDDPGDIEYDNSRVWVLDKPNLPKTPPDTERRLVMRSDYSKMDVSYIMPNGKKVRSSVEVDKFLEAYPEYKGKMSVADFSFTSPKIPEEMVPKDMEGKSSSARSKRLKTQN; encoded by the exons ATGAAATTAA tATGCTCAGCTTCTCTACTTGAAGATGTAAGGCTGCTTACATTTGATTCTGTCCAAGCCGCACATTGGAGAGAATACAAG AAATCACGGAAGTCCACCAACAGTGTTGGTTCATATGCAGTGCAGTGTGGTGAATGTTTTAAATGGAGGCTAATTCCAACAAAAGAAGAATATGAGACTATCAGGCAAAACTTCATTGAGGATCCATGGTTCTGCCACAAAATTCCAAATCTTTCCTGTGATGATCCTGGTGATATAGAGTACGACAATAGTCGAGTTTGGGTTCTTGATAAACCAAACTTGCCCAAGACTCCACCTGACACTGAAAGGCGGCTAGTTATGAGATCAGATTACTCTAAAATGGATGTGAGCTATATTATGCCTAACGGAAAGAAAGTAAGGAGCTCAGTGGAGGTTGACAAGTTTCTAGAAGCATATCCAGAATACAAGGGTAAAATGTCTGTGGCAGATTTTAGTTTTACATCTCCAAAGATTCCTGAAGAGATGGTTCCCAAGGATATGGAGGGCAAATCTTCATCAGCCAGAAGCAAGCGGTTGAAGACACAAAATTGA